From Luteococcus japonicus, one genomic window encodes:
- a CDS encoding M15 family metallopeptidase: MLTTPMMASGAVVASVASPDGRTGASAAPINVAFPKLTMTASSYNAATLKGTNVAGQLNTRMANRSVSLWVWTWFPSEGRSRWSFSKTVRTNTTGAFATKLDFNNGYVGSQRWKAESTYTNTTKAFGAEFTTNKVAQIDFSTVSATSSMVSTTYRSGCPVAPSQLTRINMNYFGFDKRLHRGHLIVRSTDVARFKNVFVAAFNARFPMRVMRDPSPYGNDDTSMAADNTYAFFCRQVNGNPYAMSPHSYGRSVDINPVENPYRKPNGYWYPVNARSYVDRSNRRPGMLFSDSPMTKSFLANGFKWLTGFDWQHFQVK; this comes from the coding sequence GTGCTCACCACCCCCATGATGGCCTCCGGTGCCGTGGTGGCCAGCGTCGCATCACCTGACGGCAGGACCGGGGCCAGCGCGGCCCCCATCAACGTCGCCTTCCCGAAGCTGACGATGACAGCCAGCAGCTACAACGCAGCCACGCTGAAGGGAACCAATGTTGCAGGCCAGCTCAACACCAGGATGGCCAACCGCTCCGTGAGTCTGTGGGTCTGGACCTGGTTCCCGTCCGAGGGCCGCAGCCGATGGTCCTTCAGCAAGACCGTCCGCACGAACACCACGGGGGCCTTCGCCACCAAGCTGGACTTCAACAATGGGTACGTCGGTTCTCAGCGCTGGAAGGCAGAGAGCACGTACACGAACACCACCAAGGCCTTCGGCGCGGAGTTCACCACGAACAAGGTTGCGCAGATTGACTTCTCCACCGTGTCAGCAACCTCGTCCATGGTCTCCACCACATACCGCTCCGGGTGCCCGGTGGCCCCCTCCCAGCTGACACGGATCAACATGAACTACTTCGGCTTCGACAAGCGGTTGCACCGCGGCCACCTGATCGTGCGCAGCACCGACGTCGCCCGGTTCAAGAACGTCTTCGTCGCCGCCTTCAATGCCCGCTTCCCCATGAGGGTCATGCGGGACCCGAGCCCGTACGGCAATGACGACACCTCGATGGCGGCCGACAACACCTACGCCTTCTTCTGCCGCCAGGTCAACGGGAATCCCTATGCGATGAGCCCGCACAGCTATGGACGTTCCGTGGACATCAATCCCGTCGAGAATCCCTACCGCAAGCCCAATGGCTACTGGTACCCCGTCAACGCTCGCAGCTATGTGGACCGCAGCAACCGCCGCCCCGGGATGCTGTTCAGCGATTCGCCCATGACGAAGTCCTTCCTGGCCAATGGGTTCAAGTGGCTCACCGGCTTCGACTGGCAGCACTTCCAGGTGAAGTGA